The Arachis duranensis cultivar V14167 chromosome 2, aradu.V14167.gnm2.J7QH, whole genome shotgun sequence genome has a window encoding:
- the LOC107475777 gene encoding 40S ribosomal protein S16-like, with protein MAAQPLEQVQCFGRKKTAVAVTYCKRGRGLIKINGCPIEVVEPEILRFKAFEPILLLGRSRFAGVDMRIRVKGGGHTSQIYAIRQSIAKALVAFYQKYVDEQSKKEIKDILVRYDRTLLVADPRRCEPKKFGGRGARARFQKSYR; from the coding sequence ATGGCGGCGCAGCCTCTCGAGCAGGTCCAATGCTTCGGTCGCAAGAAAACGGCGGTTGCGGTTACCTACTGCAAGCGCGGCCGCGGGCTCATCAAGATCAATGGCTGCCCAATCGAGGTTGTTGAGCCTGAGATCCTACGGTTCAAGGCCTTCGAGCCGATTCTTCTGTTAGGGCGGAGCCGCTTCGCCGGCGTCGACATGCGCATCCGCGTCAAGGGCGGTGGACACACTTCTCAGATCTACGCCATAAGGCAGAGCATAGCGAAGGCGCTGGTTGCGTTCTACCAGAAGTACGTTGATGAACAGAGCAAGAAGGAGATCAAGGACATTCTCGTCAGGTACGATAGGACCTTACTTGTTGCTGATCCAAGGCGCTGTGAGCCTAAGAAGTTCGGTGGTCGTGGCGCTCGCGCGAGGTTCCAGAAATCTTACCGTTAG